A single region of the Trueperaceae bacterium genome encodes:
- a CDS encoding tetratricopeptide repeat protein, translating to MTSSTTPFGRLTQSALVALAITVAALVAAAGAQALPANAQEAVDRGEALMAEALATYDAQYPDKPLWQAAFREGRTAVSLAPGNPAALRFLAEAYSRANWPGPAVTTWEEFAAAGGTFDDAAAALYGEDANEIAYAAYQRGDKVAAAERYLKVTQALPSNREAHRWLGRIMLELRQPEQAVVAWRNYLELDPTDKGAQYFLSLAQAQARWGVDAANDFFAGVEAYDAGNLTAARTSFASATARNADYAEAWAWLGRVAFEQQLYSDAAVSYGRAAALAPGNDTYAWFKRESERLRDE from the coding sequence ATGACCTCAAGCACGACCCCCTTTGGCAGGCTGACGCAGAGCGCGCTGGTCGCTCTCGCGATCACGGTGGCGGCGCTCGTCGCCGCGGCGGGCGCCCAGGCGCTGCCCGCCAACGCTCAGGAGGCCGTCGACAGGGGCGAGGCGTTGATGGCGGAGGCGCTCGCCACCTACGACGCGCAGTACCCGGACAAGCCCCTGTGGCAGGCGGCGTTCCGCGAGGGGCGCACGGCCGTGTCGCTGGCGCCGGGCAACCCGGCGGCGCTCCGTTTCCTCGCCGAGGCGTACAGCCGCGCCAACTGGCCAGGCCCCGCCGTCACCACCTGGGAGGAGTTCGCGGCGGCAGGCGGGACCTTCGACGACGCCGCGGCCGCCCTCTACGGCGAGGACGCCAACGAGATCGCCTACGCCGCCTACCAGCGGGGCGACAAGGTCGCGGCCGCCGAGCGCTACCTCAAGGTCACGCAGGCGCTGCCGAGCAACCGCGAGGCGCACCGCTGGCTCGGACGCATCATGCTCGAGTTGAGGCAGCCCGAGCAGGCCGTCGTGGCGTGGCGCAACTACCTCGAACTCGACCCCACCGACAAGGGCGCGCAGTACTTCCTGTCCCTCGCGCAGGCGCAGGCGCGCTGGGGCGTCGACGCGGCCAACGACTTCTTCGCCGGCGTCGAGGCGTACGACGCGGGCAACCTCACCGCCGCCCGCACGAGCTTCGCCAGCGCCACCGCCCGCAACGCCGACTACGCCGAGGCCTGGGCGTGGCTCGGGCGCGTGGCTTTCGAGCAACAGCTCTACTCCGACGCGGCCGTGTCGTACGGGCGCGCCGCCGCGCTCGCGCCGGGCAACGACACCTACGCCTGGTTCAAGCGGGAATCGGAGCGCCTCCGGGACGAGTGA
- the polA gene encoding DNA polymerase I produces the protein MTSAAELEALAAALAARPAFALDTETTALRAVDAELVGYSFAFAAGEGYYVPVAGPAADAGAAQAPTLAPAEVAAVLGPVLRDPRTLKVGQNLKYDINVLARAGIELGGPLFDTMVAAALLHPERRTNNMDVLAREFLGLATTPITDLIGKGKAQLNMRDVPVADVAAYAAEDADVTWRLYEHLAALLSTSGADARRLFDEVEMPLVRVLAAMERQGVELDVDLLAAYGEVLRARTQQLQAELVAAAGVAFNPDSPKQLGEVLFDRLGLPVIKRTKTGRSTDAEVLERLAGETDHPLPRLLLEYRELTKLLGTYLEPLPGYLAASTGRLHASFHQTGAATGRLSSSEPNIQNIPVRTEAGREIRRAFRAPAGKVLISADYSQVELRMLAHFSSDEELARAFLEGLDIHAYVASQVFGVPLEAVTSEQRRVAKTVNFGIIYGQSAFGLARTLGIPQREAGDFIAAYKARYTGLDRFIARCVAAAEADGYVSTILGRRRAVPEIRSRNRNLRQLGERVAVNTVIQGSAADLIKVAMVRLKARLDADFPGAHLLIQVHDELVLEAPEESAEAVTGAAVAEMTGAMELRVPLRVDAAVGRNWLEGKG, from the coding sequence GTGACATCGGCGGCGGAGCTGGAGGCGTTGGCGGCCGCCCTCGCCGCCAGGCCCGCCTTCGCGCTCGACACGGAGACCACGGCGCTGCGGGCCGTCGACGCAGAGCTGGTCGGCTACTCCTTCGCGTTCGCGGCGGGGGAGGGGTACTACGTGCCCGTCGCAGGGCCCGCGGCTGACGCCGGCGCGGCGCAGGCGCCGACGCTCGCGCCGGCGGAGGTGGCGGCCGTCCTCGGACCGGTCCTGCGCGACCCGCGAACGCTGAAGGTGGGCCAGAACCTCAAGTACGACATCAACGTCCTGGCTCGCGCCGGCATCGAGTTGGGTGGCCCGCTCTTCGACACGATGGTGGCCGCGGCCCTCCTGCACCCGGAGCGCCGCACCAACAACATGGACGTACTGGCCCGCGAGTTCCTCGGCCTGGCGACCACGCCGATCACCGACCTCATCGGCAAGGGCAAGGCGCAGCTCAACATGCGCGACGTGCCGGTGGCGGACGTGGCCGCCTACGCCGCGGAGGACGCCGACGTGACCTGGCGGCTCTACGAGCACCTGGCGGCGCTCCTTAGCACCTCCGGCGCGGATGCGCGGCGGCTGTTCGACGAGGTGGAGATGCCGCTGGTCAGGGTGCTGGCGGCCATGGAGCGGCAGGGGGTCGAGCTCGACGTCGACCTGCTGGCGGCGTACGGGGAGGTGCTGCGGGCACGCACCCAGCAGCTGCAGGCCGAGCTCGTGGCCGCCGCGGGGGTGGCGTTCAACCCGGACTCGCCCAAGCAGCTGGGCGAGGTCCTGTTCGACCGCCTCGGCCTGCCCGTAATCAAGAGGACGAAGACCGGGCGCTCGACGGACGCCGAGGTGTTGGAGCGGCTCGCCGGCGAGACCGACCACCCGTTGCCGCGGCTGCTGCTCGAGTACCGCGAGCTCACCAAGCTGCTGGGCACCTACCTGGAGCCGTTGCCCGGCTACCTGGCGGCGTCGACCGGTCGCCTGCACGCCTCCTTCCACCAGACCGGGGCGGCCACGGGCCGGCTGTCGTCGAGCGAGCCGAACATCCAGAACATCCCCGTGCGCACCGAGGCGGGTCGCGAGATCAGGCGGGCGTTCCGCGCTCCCGCGGGCAAGGTGCTGATCAGCGCGGACTACTCGCAGGTGGAGCTGCGCATGCTGGCGCACTTCTCGTCGGACGAGGAGCTTGCCCGCGCGTTCCTCGAGGGGCTAGACATCCACGCCTACGTGGCGTCGCAGGTGTTCGGCGTGCCGCTGGAGGCGGTCACCTCGGAGCAGCGGCGGGTGGCCAAGACCGTCAACTTCGGCATCATCTACGGTCAGAGCGCCTTCGGCCTGGCGCGCACGCTCGGCATCCCTCAGCGGGAGGCGGGCGACTTCATCGCGGCCTACAAGGCGCGCTACACGGGGCTGGACCGGTTCATCGCGCGGTGCGTGGCGGCCGCCGAAGCAGACGGTTACGTGTCCACGATCCTCGGACGCCGCCGCGCGGTGCCCGAGATCAGGTCGCGCAACCGCAACCTCCGGCAGCTCGGCGAGCGCGTGGCCGTGAACACGGTCATCCAGGGCAGCGCCGCCGACCTCATCAAGGTGGCCATGGTGCGCCTGAAGGCGCGGCTCGACGCCGACTTCCCAGGCGCCCACCTGCTGATCCAGGTGCACGACGAGCTGGTGCTGGAGGCGCCGGAGGAGTCGGCGGAGGCGGTGACGGGGGCGGCGGTCGCGGAGATGACGGGGGCGATGGAGCTGCGGGTGCCTCTCAGGGTGGACGCGGCCGTCGGCAGGAACTGGTTGGAGGGGAAGGGCTGA
- the surE gene encoding 5'/3'-nucleotidase SurE, which produces MKILVSNDDGVFSPGIAALARVAAEFGQVRVVAPDVEQSAMSHAITVRRPLHYTRTTIDGLDAYRVDGTPADCVALGAHHWDAVDLVLSGINLGYNIGHNIWHSGTVAAAKQAAFLRIPAMAFSAPHSDGGTDYAPLAPFIRRAIETFLSVPDMLLLNVNLPNDAKGMRWTRQSVRHYEGYVVAGEDPMGRTHYWFAEEPTEQVEEGTDRWAVENGYVSLTPLRLDLTDEVLLARARAATSQP; this is translated from the coding sequence ATGAAGATCTTGGTGAGTAACGACGACGGCGTCTTCAGCCCCGGCATCGCGGCCCTGGCGCGGGTGGCCGCAGAGTTCGGCCAGGTGCGGGTCGTGGCGCCCGACGTCGAACAGTCCGCCATGAGTCACGCCATCACCGTCAGGCGCCCGCTCCACTACACCCGCACCACCATCGACGGCCTCGACGCCTACCGGGTCGACGGCACCCCCGCCGACTGCGTCGCGCTCGGCGCTCACCACTGGGACGCCGTCGACCTCGTGCTCAGCGGCATCAACCTCGGGTACAACATCGGCCACAACATCTGGCACTCCGGCACGGTCGCCGCGGCCAAGCAGGCGGCGTTCCTGCGCATCCCGGCCATGGCGTTCAGCGCGCCTCACTCCGATGGCGGGACGGACTACGCGCCGCTGGCGCCCTTCATCCGGCGCGCCATCGAGACGTTCCTGAGCGTGCCGGACATGCTCCTGCTCAACGTCAACCTCCCGAACGACGCCAAGGGCATGCGCTGGACGCGCCAGTCCGTGCGCCACTACGAGGGTTACGTCGTGGCCGGCGAGGACCCGATGGGCCGCACCCACTACTGGTTCGCGGAGGAGCCGACCGAGCAGGTGGAGGAGGGCACGGACCGGTGGGCGGTGGAGAACGGTTACGTGTCGCTCACGCCGCTCAGGCTCGACCTCACGGACGAGGTCCTGTTGGCGCGCGCTCGCGCCGCCACCTCGCAACCCTGA